In one Phyllostomus discolor isolate MPI-MPIP mPhyDis1 chromosome 8, mPhyDis1.pri.v3, whole genome shotgun sequence genomic region, the following are encoded:
- the HSD17B1 gene encoding estradiol 17-beta-dehydrogenase 1 isoform X3 yields MDRTVVLITGCSSGIGLHLATRLASDPSRSFKVYATFRDLSTQGPLWEAAESRGCPPGSLETLQLDVQDADSVAAARARVTEGCVDVLVCNAGRGLLGPLEVHSADAVGSVLDVNLVGTVRVLQAFLPDMKRRHSGRILVTGSMGGLMGEWKGPGGVRGTRGAVHGCAPSASQRPHLPSKGIPFNDVYCASKFAIEGLCESLAIQLLPFGVHVSLIECGPVRTAFQEKFQMGRGVVLDNVDAQTRNLFSQYLRHSKQVFREQGQDPEEVAEVFLTAMRDPRPALRYFSSEGILPLVRLRLSDPSGCSYVAAMHRIGFSDKPAHGPDGAGTEAGAGTGGP; encoded by the exons ATGGACCGCACCGTGGTGCTCATCACCGGCTGCTCCTCGGGCATCGGCCTGCACCTGGCCACGCGTCTGGCATCAGACCCATCGAGGAGCTTCAAAG tgTATGCCACTTTCCGGGACCTGAGCACGCAGGGCCCGCTGTGGGAGGCAGCTGAGTCACGAGGGTGTCCTCCCGGCTCCCTGGAGACACTGCAGCTGGATGTACAGGATGCAGATTCTGTGGCTGCAGCCAGGGCACGTGTGACCGAGGGCTGTGTGGACGTGTTGG TGTGCAACGCTGGCCGGGGCCTGCTCGGGCCGCTCGAGGTGCACTCGGCTGACGCCGTGGGCTCCGTGCTGGACGTGAACTTGGTCGGGACGGTGCGGGTGCTTCAGGCCTTCCTGCCGGACATGAAGCGCCGCCACTCAGGACGCATATTGGTCACCGGGAGCATGGGAGGCCTGATGGGTGAGTGGAAGGGGCCTGGTGGGGTGAGAGGGACGCGGGGGGCTGTCCACGGTTGCGCGCCCTCCGCCTCTCAGCGGCCACATCTCCCCTCCAAAGGGATCCCCTTCAACGACGTTTACTGCGCCAGCAAGTTCGCCATCGAAGGCTTATGTGAGAGTCTGGCCATTCAGCTGCTGCCCTTCGGGGTCCA TGTGAGCCTCATCGAGTGCGGCCCTGTGCGCACCGCCTTCCAGGAGAAGTTCCAGATGGGCCGTGGCGTGGTGCTGGACAATGTAGACGCCCAGACCCGAAACCTCTTCTCCCAGTACCTGCGCCACAGCAAGCAGGTCTTCCGCGAGCAGGGGCAGGACCCAGAGGAGGTGGCAGAG gTCTTCCTCACCGCGATGCGCGACCCGCGGCCCGCCCTGCGCTACTTCAGCTCCGAGGGCATCCTGCCCTTGGTGCGGCTGCGCCTCTCCGACCCCAGCGGCTGCAGCTACGTCGCTGCCATGCACCGCATAGGGTTCAGTGACAAGCCCGCCCACGGTCCTGACGGTGCCGGAACCGAGGCCGGAGCCGGAACTGGGGGACCCTGA
- the HSD17B1 gene encoding estradiol 17-beta-dehydrogenase 1 isoform X4, whose product MDRTVVLITGCSSGIGLHLATRLASDPSRSFKVYATFRDLSTQGPLWEAAESRGCPPGSLETLQLDVQDADSVAAARARVTEGCVDVLVCNAGRGLLGPLEVHSADAVGSVLDVNLVGTVRVLQAFLPDMKRRHSGRILVTGSMGGLMGIPFNDVYCASKFAIEGLCESLAIQLLPFGVHVSLIECGPVRTAFQEKFQMGRGVVLDNVDAQTRNLFSQYLRHSKQVFREQGQDPEEVAEVFLTAMRDPRPALRYFSSEGILPLVRLRLSDPSGCSYVAAMHRIGFSDKPAHGPDGAGTEAGAGTGGP is encoded by the exons ATGGACCGCACCGTGGTGCTCATCACCGGCTGCTCCTCGGGCATCGGCCTGCACCTGGCCACGCGTCTGGCATCAGACCCATCGAGGAGCTTCAAAG tgTATGCCACTTTCCGGGACCTGAGCACGCAGGGCCCGCTGTGGGAGGCAGCTGAGTCACGAGGGTGTCCTCCCGGCTCCCTGGAGACACTGCAGCTGGATGTACAGGATGCAGATTCTGTGGCTGCAGCCAGGGCACGTGTGACCGAGGGCTGTGTGGACGTGTTGG TGTGCAACGCTGGCCGGGGCCTGCTCGGGCCGCTCGAGGTGCACTCGGCTGACGCCGTGGGCTCCGTGCTGGACGTGAACTTGGTCGGGACGGTGCGGGTGCTTCAGGCCTTCCTGCCGGACATGAAGCGCCGCCACTCAGGACGCATATTGGTCACCGGGAGCATGGGAGGCCTGATGG GGATCCCCTTCAACGACGTTTACTGCGCCAGCAAGTTCGCCATCGAAGGCTTATGTGAGAGTCTGGCCATTCAGCTGCTGCCCTTCGGGGTCCA TGTGAGCCTCATCGAGTGCGGCCCTGTGCGCACCGCCTTCCAGGAGAAGTTCCAGATGGGCCGTGGCGTGGTGCTGGACAATGTAGACGCCCAGACCCGAAACCTCTTCTCCCAGTACCTGCGCCACAGCAAGCAGGTCTTCCGCGAGCAGGGGCAGGACCCAGAGGAGGTGGCAGAG gTCTTCCTCACCGCGATGCGCGACCCGCGGCCCGCCCTGCGCTACTTCAGCTCCGAGGGCATCCTGCCCTTGGTGCGGCTGCGCCTCTCCGACCCCAGCGGCTGCAGCTACGTCGCTGCCATGCACCGCATAGGGTTCAGTGACAAGCCCGCCCACGGTCCTGACGGTGCCGGAACCGAGGCCGGAGCCGGAACTGGGGGACCCTGA
- the HSD17B1 gene encoding estradiol 17-beta-dehydrogenase 1 isoform X1, giving the protein MDRTVVLITGCSSGIGLHLATRLASDPSRSFKVYATFRDLSTQGPLWEAAESRGCPPGSLETLQLDVQDADSVAAARARVTEGCVDVLGEPPQNACQSLPCPVSKPRCPEAQGASGVPQGQRAVREARGDRPLLAVCNAGRGLLGPLEVHSADAVGSVLDVNLVGTVRVLQAFLPDMKRRHSGRILVTGSMGGLMGEWKGPGGVRGTRGAVHGCAPSASQRPHLPSKGIPFNDVYCASKFAIEGLCESLAIQLLPFGVHVSLIECGPVRTAFQEKFQMGRGVVLDNVDAQTRNLFSQYLRHSKQVFREQGQDPEEVAEVFLTAMRDPRPALRYFSSEGILPLVRLRLSDPSGCSYVAAMHRIGFSDKPAHGPDGAGTEAGAGTGGP; this is encoded by the exons ATGGACCGCACCGTGGTGCTCATCACCGGCTGCTCCTCGGGCATCGGCCTGCACCTGGCCACGCGTCTGGCATCAGACCCATCGAGGAGCTTCAAAG tgTATGCCACTTTCCGGGACCTGAGCACGCAGGGCCCGCTGTGGGAGGCAGCTGAGTCACGAGGGTGTCCTCCCGGCTCCCTGGAGACACTGCAGCTGGATGTACAGGATGCAGATTCTGTGGCTGCAGCCAGGGCACGTGTGACCGAGGGCTGTGTGGACGTGTTGGGTGAGCCTCCCCAAAACGCATGCCAAAGCCTTCCCTGCCCCGTGTCCAAACCTAGGTGTCCCGAGGCCCAGGGAGCATCAGGGGTCCCacaggggcagagggcagtgcGTGAGGCACGTGGGGATAGACCTCTCCTTGCAGTGTGCAACGCTGGCCGGGGCCTGCTCGGGCCGCTCGAGGTGCACTCGGCTGACGCCGTGGGCTCCGTGCTGGACGTGAACTTGGTCGGGACGGTGCGGGTGCTTCAGGCCTTCCTGCCGGACATGAAGCGCCGCCACTCAGGACGCATATTGGTCACCGGGAGCATGGGAGGCCTGATGGGTGAGTGGAAGGGGCCTGGTGGGGTGAGAGGGACGCGGGGGGCTGTCCACGGTTGCGCGCCCTCCGCCTCTCAGCGGCCACATCTCCCCTCCAAAGGGATCCCCTTCAACGACGTTTACTGCGCCAGCAAGTTCGCCATCGAAGGCTTATGTGAGAGTCTGGCCATTCAGCTGCTGCCCTTCGGGGTCCA TGTGAGCCTCATCGAGTGCGGCCCTGTGCGCACCGCCTTCCAGGAGAAGTTCCAGATGGGCCGTGGCGTGGTGCTGGACAATGTAGACGCCCAGACCCGAAACCTCTTCTCCCAGTACCTGCGCCACAGCAAGCAGGTCTTCCGCGAGCAGGGGCAGGACCCAGAGGAGGTGGCAGAG gTCTTCCTCACCGCGATGCGCGACCCGCGGCCCGCCCTGCGCTACTTCAGCTCCGAGGGCATCCTGCCCTTGGTGCGGCTGCGCCTCTCCGACCCCAGCGGCTGCAGCTACGTCGCTGCCATGCACCGCATAGGGTTCAGTGACAAGCCCGCCCACGGTCCTGACGGTGCCGGAACCGAGGCCGGAGCCGGAACTGGGGGACCCTGA
- the NAGLU gene encoding alpha-N-acetylglucosaminidase yields the protein MEVVAVAAALGFLLLAVQGAPAGDEAREAEAVRALLARLLGPGPAAAFSVSVKRSLAAESGLDTYRLSGGGAGAQVRVLGSTGVAAAAGLHRYLRDFCGCHVAWSGSQLHLPQPLPALPEELTEATPNRYRYYQNVCTQSYSFVWWDWTRWEQEIDWMALNGINLALAWSGQEAIWQRVYLALGLTQSEIDEYFTGPAFLAWGRMGNLHTWGGPLPYSWHLKQLYLQHRILDRMRSFGMIPVLPAFAGHVPKAITRVFPRVNVTQMGSWGHFNCSYSCSFLLAPEDPLFPIVGSLFLRELTKEFGTDHIYGADTFNEMQPPSSEPSYLAAATAAVYRAMTTVDPDAVWLLQGWLFQHQPQFWGPAQVGAVLRAVPHGRLLVLDLFAESQPVYNRTASFQGQPFIWCMLHNFGGNHGLFGALEAVNRGPAAARLFPNSTMAGTGMAPEGIGQNEVVYALMAELGWRKDPVTDLGAWVTSFAARRYGASHAGAEAAWRLLLRSVYNCSGAACRGHNGSPLVRRPSLQMVTTVWYNRSDVFEAWRLLLTAAPTLAASPAFRYDLVDVSRQAVQELVSLYYEEVRTAYQSKELVPLLRAAGILAYELLPSLDGLLASDSHFLLGSWLGQARAAAVSEAEARFYEQNSRYQLTLWGPEGNILDYANKQLAGLVADYYTPRWRLFLDMLVESLVRGVPFQQRQFEKGAFQLERTFVLSTRRYPAQPQGDTVDLAKELFLKYYPRWAAGSL from the exons ATGGAGGTGGTGGCGGTGGCCGCGGCCTTGGGGTTCCTGCTACTGGCCGTGCAGGGTGCCCCGGCCGGAGACGAGGCCCGGGAGGCCGAGGCCGTGCGGGCGCTCCTGGCCCGGCTGCTGGGGCCCGGGCCAGCGGCCGCCTTCTCGGTGTCGGTGAAGCGCTCGCTGGCGGCGGAGTCCGGCCTGGACACCTACCGCCTGAGCGGCGGCGGCGCCGGGGCGCAGGTGCGGGTGCTCGGCTCCACGGGCGTAGCCGCTGCCGCGGGGCTGCACCGCTACCTGCGTGACTTCTGCGGCTGCCACGTGGCCTGGTCCGGCTCTCAGCTGCACCTGCCGCAGCCGCTGCCTGCCTTGCCCGAGGAGCTGACCGAGGCCACGCCCAACAG GTACCGATATTACCAAAATGTGTGCACGCAAAGCTACTCCTTCGTGTGGTGGGACTGGACCCGCTGGGAGCAGGAGATTGACTGGATGGCTCTGAATGGCATCAACCTGGCGCTGGCCTGGAGCGGCCAGGAGGCCATCTGGCAGCGG GTGTACCTGGCCTTGGGCCTGACCCAGTCAGAGATCGATGAGTACTTCACCGGTCCTGCCTTCCTGGCCTGGGGGCGCATGGGCAACCTGCATACCTGGGGTGGACCCCTGCCCTACTCCTGGCACCTCAAGCAGCTTTACCTGCAG caTCGAATCCTGGACCGGATGCGCTCCTTCGGCATGATCCCCGTGCTGCCGGCATTCGCAGGCCATGTCCCCAAGGCTATAACCAG ggtGTTCCCTCGGGTCAATGTCACccagatgggcagctggggacaCTTCAACTGCTCCTACTCCTGCTCCTTCCTTCTGGCTCCGGAAGACCCCCTGTTCCCCATTGTGGGGAGCCTCTTCCTGCGGGAGCTGACCAAAGAGTTTGGCACCGATCACATCTACGGGGCGGATACTTTCAATGAGATGCAGCCGCCGTCCTCAGAGCCCTCCTACCTTGCCGCAGCCACTGCCGCCGTCTACCGGGCCATGACCACAG TGGACCCTGACGCTGTCTGGCTCCTCCAAGGCTGGCTCTTCCAGCACCAGCCCCAGTTCTGGGGCCCCGCGCAGGTGGGGGCGGTGCTCAGGGCAGTGCCCCATGGCCGCCTCCTGGTGCTGGACCTGTTTGCTGAGAGCCAGCCCGTGTACAACCGCACGGCCTCCTTCCAGGGCCAGCCCTTCATCTGGTGCATGCTGCATAACTTCGGGGGCAACCACGGCCTGTTCGGGGCCCTGGAGGCTGTGAACCGAGGCCCCGCGGCCGCCCGCCTCTTCCCCAACTCCACCATGGCGGGCACGGGCATGGCCCCCGAAGGCATCGGCCAGAACGAGGTGGTCTACGCTCTCATGGCCGAGCTGGGCTGGCGGAAGGACCCGGTGACGGATTTGGGGGCCTGGGTGACCAGCTTTGCCGCCCGGCGGTACGGGGCCTCCCACGCAGGCGCGGAGGCGGCGTGGAGGCTGCTGCTCAGGAGCGTCTACAACTGCTCGGGCGCCGCCTGCAGGGGCCACAACGGCAGCCCGCTCGTCAGGCGGCCGTCCCTGCAGATGGTCACCACCGTGTGGTACAACCGATCCGACGTGTTTGAGGCCTGGCGGCTGCTGCTGACAGccgcccccaccctggctgccagCCCAGCCTTCCGCTACGACCTGGTGGACGTGAGCCGCCAGGCGGTCCAGGAGCTGGTCAGCTTGTACTACGAGGAGGTGAGGACTGCCTACCAGAGCAAGGAGCTGGTTCCGCTGCTGAGGGCAGCGGGCATCCTGGCCTACGAGCTTCTGCCCTCACTGGATGGCCTACTGGCCAGTGACAGCCACTTCCTGCTGGGCAGCTGGCTGGGGCAGGCCCGGGCCGCGGCGGTCAGTGAGGCCGAGGCCCGCTTCTATGAACAGAACAGCCGCTACCAGCTGACGCTCTGGGGGCCAGAGGGCAACATTCTGGACTACGCCAACAAGCAGCTGGCAGGGCTGGTGGCCGACTACTACACCCCCCGCTGGCGCCTCTTCTTGGACATGCTGGTCGAGAGCCTGGTCCGGGGCGTCCCCTTCCAACAGCGCCAGTTCGAGAAAGGCGCCTTCCAGCTGGAGCGGACCTTTGTCCTCAGCACGCGGAGGTACCCTGCCCAGCCCCAAGGCGACACTGTGGACCTAGCCAAGGAGCTCTTCCTCAAATATTACCCCCGGTGGGCGGCTGGCTCCTTGTGA
- the HSD17B1 gene encoding estradiol 17-beta-dehydrogenase 1 isoform X2, which yields MDRTVVLITGCSSGIGLHLATRLASDPSRSFKVYATFRDLSTQGPLWEAAESRGCPPGSLETLQLDVQDADSVAAARARVTEGCVDVLGEPPQNACQSLPCPVSKPRCPEAQGASGVPQGQRAVREARGDRPLLAVCNAGRGLLGPLEVHSADAVGSVLDVNLVGTVRVLQAFLPDMKRRHSGRILVTGSMGGLMGIPFNDVYCASKFAIEGLCESLAIQLLPFGVHVSLIECGPVRTAFQEKFQMGRGVVLDNVDAQTRNLFSQYLRHSKQVFREQGQDPEEVAEVFLTAMRDPRPALRYFSSEGILPLVRLRLSDPSGCSYVAAMHRIGFSDKPAHGPDGAGTEAGAGTGGP from the exons ATGGACCGCACCGTGGTGCTCATCACCGGCTGCTCCTCGGGCATCGGCCTGCACCTGGCCACGCGTCTGGCATCAGACCCATCGAGGAGCTTCAAAG tgTATGCCACTTTCCGGGACCTGAGCACGCAGGGCCCGCTGTGGGAGGCAGCTGAGTCACGAGGGTGTCCTCCCGGCTCCCTGGAGACACTGCAGCTGGATGTACAGGATGCAGATTCTGTGGCTGCAGCCAGGGCACGTGTGACCGAGGGCTGTGTGGACGTGTTGGGTGAGCCTCCCCAAAACGCATGCCAAAGCCTTCCCTGCCCCGTGTCCAAACCTAGGTGTCCCGAGGCCCAGGGAGCATCAGGGGTCCCacaggggcagagggcagtgcGTGAGGCACGTGGGGATAGACCTCTCCTTGCAGTGTGCAACGCTGGCCGGGGCCTGCTCGGGCCGCTCGAGGTGCACTCGGCTGACGCCGTGGGCTCCGTGCTGGACGTGAACTTGGTCGGGACGGTGCGGGTGCTTCAGGCCTTCCTGCCGGACATGAAGCGCCGCCACTCAGGACGCATATTGGTCACCGGGAGCATGGGAGGCCTGATGG GGATCCCCTTCAACGACGTTTACTGCGCCAGCAAGTTCGCCATCGAAGGCTTATGTGAGAGTCTGGCCATTCAGCTGCTGCCCTTCGGGGTCCA TGTGAGCCTCATCGAGTGCGGCCCTGTGCGCACCGCCTTCCAGGAGAAGTTCCAGATGGGCCGTGGCGTGGTGCTGGACAATGTAGACGCCCAGACCCGAAACCTCTTCTCCCAGTACCTGCGCCACAGCAAGCAGGTCTTCCGCGAGCAGGGGCAGGACCCAGAGGAGGTGGCAGAG gTCTTCCTCACCGCGATGCGCGACCCGCGGCCCGCCCTGCGCTACTTCAGCTCCGAGGGCATCCTGCCCTTGGTGCGGCTGCGCCTCTCCGACCCCAGCGGCTGCAGCTACGTCGCTGCCATGCACCGCATAGGGTTCAGTGACAAGCCCGCCCACGGTCCTGACGGTGCCGGAACCGAGGCCGGAGCCGGAACTGGGGGACCCTGA